A stretch of Deltaproteobacteria bacterium DNA encodes these proteins:
- the udk gene encoding uridine kinase, which translates to MSTPLVLGIAGGTASGKTTVARKLVERLRARPVAFIDQDSYYKDLSDLSMEERREVNFDHPDAFDTELLVAQLEQLKTMKAVEKPVYSFTQSVREKRTVRVEPAELVVIEGILVLAIEPLRKLLDIKIFVDAEDDVRIIRRLTRDIKERGRDFDHIVQQYFRSVRPMHYGFVEPSKRHADIIIPHGGNNDIAIDMMVGVVNERLSKLG; encoded by the coding sequence ATGAGCACCCCGTTGGTCCTCGGCATTGCAGGTGGCACGGCGAGCGGCAAGACCACCGTGGCGCGCAAGCTGGTGGAGCGCCTTCGCGCGCGGCCCGTCGCCTTCATCGATCAGGACAGCTACTACAAGGATCTCAGCGACCTCTCGATGGAGGAGCGGCGCGAGGTGAACTTCGACCACCCCGACGCCTTCGACACCGAGCTCCTGGTCGCGCAGCTCGAGCAGCTCAAGACGATGAAGGCCGTGGAGAAGCCGGTCTACTCGTTCACCCAGAGCGTGCGCGAGAAGCGCACCGTGCGCGTGGAGCCGGCGGAGCTGGTGGTGATCGAAGGGATCCTCGTCCTGGCGATCGAGCCTTTGCGGAAGCTGCTCGACATCAAGATCTTCGTCGACGCCGAGGACGACGTGCGCATCATCCGGCGCCTCACGCGCGACATCAAAGAGCGCGGCCGCGACTTCGACCACATCGTGCAGCAGTACTTCCGCAGCGTGCGGCCCATGCACTACGGCTTCGTGGAGCCCAGCAAGCGCCACGCGGACATCATCATTCCCCACGGCGGCAACAACGACATCGCCATCGACATGATGGTGGGCGTGGTGAACGAGCGGCTCAGCAAGCTGGGCTGA
- a CDS encoding (deoxy)nucleoside triphosphate pyrophosphohydrolase — translation MSRRKIVVVGAMLEQDGKYLITQRSPTASLPLLWEFPGGKVEEGETDREAVVRELKERLGIVVVAGEQAMHVTHAYPDYDIDFRVFRCRQVGGEINRTQVHDFRWVSPNELDKYPFPEADQKTFEMLLGLRDG, via the coding sequence ATGAGCCGCAGGAAAATCGTGGTCGTCGGCGCCATGCTGGAGCAGGACGGCAAGTACCTCATCACCCAGCGCTCGCCGACCGCTTCGCTGCCGCTGCTCTGGGAGTTCCCGGGCGGCAAGGTGGAAGAGGGCGAGACCGATCGCGAGGCCGTGGTGCGCGAGCTCAAGGAGCGGTTGGGGATTGTCGTCGTCGCGGGCGAGCAGGCCATGCACGTGACGCACGCCTACCCGGACTACGACATCGACTTCCGCGTGTTCCGGTGCCGGCAGGTGGGCGGCGAGATCAACCGCACCCAGGTGCACGACTTCCGCTGGGTGTCGCCGAACGAGCTGGACAAGTACCCGTTCCCCGAAGCCGACCAGAAGACCTTCGAGATGCTGCTCGGGCTGCGCGACGGCTGA
- a CDS encoding response regulator, whose translation MSKKILIVESDSAFSHKLKDELGKNGFEVVETTDGKGAYDLTKKERPELVVLAVELAAGQSGYLVCGKLKKDDDLKKTPVIIIGKDPEGFEGHKKLKTRAEEYLKKPFAPEALTVKVGVLIGMPESNVSEAEVLVADEPLSLDAPAEGTLKGDPDLDMLDDAFASLAPGDGATPAADEPLGGVESTVTPADIVPTDEPLSGSDLNLGGDADLALDKLGGDSPSATLDIELLDEAVSGSTPSAPSSARPKSSAGARPPSMAVAIDDAELKQLREQVRELEDKISGLESQLSEKDAELAAAKASAGGGKDASALKDASLKKDKEILKLKQELNEKETELVELREKEAGFEEKANAAAGEIAKRDAQVKSLTQRVDQLTADKKKSDAAINAAKDEGRSAAAQLDAANKQLAEAQGQLNELKRKSEELEEAASNARMAAQTEVETIKLELDSVKSELESLKSEHGSLKAEHEGKVSALEEETTRLRSRATELEESNAKNEDRVVKAYQKIKGDEKLREKTRKAISVALQLLDDSAGANVIDDKDLNA comes from the coding sequence ATGTCCAAGAAGATCCTCATCGTCGAGAGCGACTCCGCCTTCTCCCACAAGCTGAAAGACGAGCTGGGCAAGAACGGCTTCGAAGTGGTCGAGACCACCGACGGCAAGGGCGCTTACGATCTCACCAAGAAAGAGCGGCCGGAGCTGGTCGTCCTCGCGGTGGAGCTCGCGGCTGGCCAGAGCGGCTACCTCGTCTGCGGAAAGCTGAAGAAGGACGACGACCTCAAGAAGACGCCGGTCATCATCATCGGCAAGGACCCCGAGGGCTTCGAGGGCCACAAGAAGCTCAAGACCCGCGCCGAGGAGTACCTCAAGAAGCCCTTCGCGCCCGAAGCGCTCACGGTCAAAGTCGGCGTGCTCATCGGCATGCCCGAGAGCAACGTGAGCGAGGCCGAGGTGCTGGTGGCCGACGAGCCGCTCTCGCTCGACGCGCCCGCCGAGGGCACGCTCAAGGGCGATCCCGATCTGGACATGCTGGACGACGCCTTCGCCTCGCTCGCCCCGGGCGATGGCGCTACGCCCGCCGCCGACGAGCCGCTGGGCGGCGTGGAGTCCACCGTCACGCCCGCGGACATCGTTCCCACCGACGAGCCGCTCTCGGGCTCGGACCTGAACCTCGGCGGCGACGCCGACCTCGCGCTCGACAAGCTCGGCGGCGACTCGCCGTCGGCCACGCTGGACATCGAGCTCCTCGACGAGGCCGTGAGCGGCTCGACGCCGAGCGCGCCCTCGAGCGCGCGGCCCAAGTCGTCCGCGGGCGCGCGCCCGCCGAGCATGGCCGTGGCCATCGACGACGCCGAGCTCAAGCAGCTCCGCGAGCAGGTGCGCGAGCTCGAGGACAAGATCTCCGGGCTGGAGTCGCAGCTCTCCGAGAAGGACGCCGAGCTCGCCGCCGCCAAGGCCAGCGCGGGCGGCGGCAAGGACGCCAGCGCGCTCAAGGACGCCTCGCTCAAGAAGGACAAGGAGATCCTCAAGCTCAAGCAGGAGCTCAACGAGAAGGAGACGGAGCTCGTCGAGCTGCGCGAGAAGGAAGCCGGCTTCGAGGAGAAGGCCAACGCCGCCGCGGGCGAGATCGCCAAGCGCGACGCGCAGGTGAAGTCGCTCACCCAGAGGGTGGACCAGCTCACCGCCGACAAGAAGAAGTCCGACGCCGCCATCAACGCCGCCAAGGACGAGGGCCGCTCCGCCGCCGCCCAGCTCGACGCCGCCAACAAGCAGCTCGCCGAGGCGCAGGGTCAGCTCAACGAGCTGAAGCGCAAGAGCGAGGAGCTCGAGGAAGCCGCTTCGAACGCGCGCATGGCCGCGCAGACCGAGGTGGAGACCATCAAGCTCGAGCTCGACAGCGTGAAGAGCGAGCTCGAGTCGCTCAAGAGCGAGCACGGCTCGCTCAAGGCCGAGCACGAGGGCAAGGTCTCGGCGCTCGAGGAAGAGACCACCCGGCTGCGCTCGCGGGCCACGGAGCTCGAAGAGAGCAACGCCAAGAACGAGGACCGCGTCGTGAAGGCGTACCAGAAGATCAAGGGCGACGAGAAGCTCCGCGAGAAGACCCGCAAGGCCATCAGCGTGGCCTTGCAGCTCCTCGACGACTCCGCCGGCGCCAACGTCATCGACGACAAGGATCTCAACGCCTAG
- the deoC gene encoding deoxyribose-phosphate aldolase gives MAEAENFDRLVDEIAERVKRRLSAKDVAINEPCTAASPSSPSCAPTCGQCSNQGSCGTYQLVKGGATRVTPVAGPRTSSDIAGYIDHTLLKADATHAELKKLCEEACQYNFATVCVNSANIPAAVRLLAGCQTVPIAVIGFPLGAGLTNTKAYEAREAVRQGAKEIDMVINIGALKSRDYQLVEDDIRAVVDASRPAPVKVILETSQLTRDEKVIACALSKAAGAAFVKTSTGFGGGGATAEDVALMRAVVGPDMGVKASGGVRNQEDALKMLAAGADRIGASASVAIVTGKTANTKY, from the coding sequence ATGGCAGAGGCGGAGAACTTCGACCGGCTGGTGGACGAGATCGCCGAGCGCGTGAAGCGCCGGCTCTCGGCCAAGGACGTGGCCATCAACGAGCCGTGCACCGCGGCCTCGCCCAGCAGCCCGTCGTGCGCGCCCACCTGCGGCCAGTGCTCGAACCAGGGCAGCTGCGGCACGTACCAGCTCGTGAAGGGCGGCGCGACGCGCGTCACGCCCGTCGCGGGCCCGCGCACCAGCAGCGACATCGCCGGCTACATCGACCACACCCTCCTCAAGGCCGACGCCACCCACGCCGAGCTCAAGAAGCTCTGCGAGGAGGCCTGCCAGTACAACTTCGCCACCGTCTGCGTGAACTCCGCGAACATCCCCGCGGCGGTGCGGCTCCTCGCGGGCTGCCAGACGGTGCCCATCGCGGTCATCGGCTTCCCCCTCGGCGCCGGCCTGACGAACACCAAGGCCTACGAGGCGCGCGAGGCGGTGCGGCAGGGCGCCAAAGAGATCGACATGGTGATCAACATCGGCGCGCTGAAGAGCCGCGACTACCAGCTCGTGGAAGACGACATCCGCGCGGTGGTGGACGCGAGCCGGCCCGCACCGGTGAAGGTGATCCTCGAAACCTCACAGCTCACGCGCGACGAGAAGGTCATCGCCTGCGCGCTGAGCAAGGCCGCGGGTGCGGCCTTCGTGAAGACCTCGACCGGCTTCGGCGGCGGAGGTGCCACGGCAGAAGACGTGGCGCTGATGCGCGCGGTGGTCGGTCCCGACATGGGCGTCAAGGCCAGTGGTGGCGTCCGCAACCAAGAGGACGCCCTGAAGATGTTGGCAGCCGGCGCCGACCGCATTGGCGCGTCGGCATCGGTCGCCATCGTCACGGGGAAGACGGCGAACACGAAGTACTAG
- a CDS encoding metallophosphoesterase produces MRVFAIGDLHLPSLRDKPMDRFGWTGHPGPLAKAWDASVQPDDLVLLVGDLSWATRAPEAAPDFAWIEARPGKKVLVKGNHDHWWGDSYNKLLSFLQPYPSVIGALHEKRAFQHAKLVIAGTRGWTAPEAPSLPQSGEMGAETFRPDLVEREAKRLAASLTMADELIAKTPGAVKLAAMHFPPLYVNAKETVFSKQIEAWKPVACVYGHLHGPGISQGFVGEHGGVPYKLVSCDAAKFAPALILEVA; encoded by the coding sequence ATGCGCGTCTTTGCCATCGGCGATCTGCACTTGCCGTCGCTGCGCGACAAGCCCATGGACCGCTTCGGCTGGACGGGGCATCCCGGACCGCTGGCCAAGGCCTGGGACGCGTCGGTGCAACCCGATGATCTCGTGCTCCTGGTGGGCGACCTCTCCTGGGCCACGCGCGCGCCCGAGGCGGCACCGGACTTCGCTTGGATCGAGGCCCGGCCGGGCAAGAAGGTGCTCGTCAAAGGCAACCACGACCACTGGTGGGGCGACAGCTACAACAAGCTGCTCAGCTTCCTGCAGCCGTACCCGTCGGTGATTGGCGCGTTGCACGAGAAGCGCGCCTTCCAGCACGCCAAGCTCGTCATCGCGGGGACGCGCGGGTGGACCGCGCCCGAAGCGCCGTCGCTGCCGCAGTCGGGAGAGATGGGCGCGGAGACCTTCCGGCCGGATCTCGTGGAGCGCGAGGCCAAGCGCCTGGCGGCGTCACTGACCATGGCGGACGAGCTCATCGCCAAGACGCCCGGCGCCGTGAAGCTCGCGGCCATGCACTTCCCGCCGCTGTACGTGAACGCCAAGGAGACCGTGTTCTCCAAGCAGATCGAGGCGTGGAAGCCGGTGGCATGCGTGTACGGACACCTGCACGGCCCGGGGATCTCCCAGGGCTTCGTGGGCGAGCACGGCGGCGTGCCGTACAAGCTCGTCTCGTGCGACGCGGCGAAGTTCGCGCCCGCGCTGATCCTCGAGGTCGCCTAG
- a CDS encoding transglutaminase domain-containing protein — MTVRGADSKTKLPSTPAPSAPKASGKPAEAKNTAPAKTPSRNSAAEDRKGKSDFQAHAATVSVATDKLTPAAVGGRRVADTVMKVIGGYDKSFLLDTDGLKSHVQTVATNFIAAADASSKPGSVYNQLKSQFPGAQISLAGTASTSAKDQLVYLVRGKDNTVRSFVDQGGKAVEDPNASRQIFMAADLGKSGAHMAVRVPDVKFLIDPTLAPSYGVGRQISVVMDQDLSKLKVNAGDSVSVEMPGVYKETLPGTTKGEDGNPLGVVYSDKREMKGEIVKYDGNGTYDVKVTLPDGTSKVMQESESAIRSANDPMVYDLHGSTFDDVSINVDTDPVLKGFLDQAKAVAAKDIPATGTPEQIAAGQKQALVDLTLLCNKTMSYPDEDANTTDANSKQAMALMNAHSNWDPMKLGDLITAGRGVCRHQAILMQLACQEAGISSRTVSASANDQQGNFRGYHAFLETTLDDGTQYLTDPTWFDAGPSNVSGYNFSPVVNGQQETGTPLWDTLYYNVLRQTLPTWQDATANEDHSSIKFQENNNNVFTGGSTGGTSGTSGATTSDSAKTLKSIFDALTHVRVAKSSTPVTKGDSYLSQGHADKAAKEYALAISNGDNSKATWTKLAGALAKDSQTDLSNAATTIANGLK; from the coding sequence ATGACCGTCCGCGGCGCCGACTCGAAGACGAAGCTCCCCTCCACGCCGGCGCCGAGCGCGCCGAAGGCCAGCGGCAAGCCCGCCGAGGCGAAGAACACCGCGCCCGCGAAGACGCCCTCGCGCAACAGCGCCGCCGAGGATCGCAAGGGCAAGAGCGACTTCCAGGCGCACGCCGCCACGGTCAGCGTCGCCACCGACAAGCTCACGCCCGCAGCCGTGGGCGGCCGCCGCGTCGCCGACACGGTGATGAAGGTCATCGGCGGCTACGACAAGTCGTTCTTGCTCGACACCGACGGCCTCAAGTCGCACGTGCAGACCGTCGCCACCAACTTCATCGCCGCCGCCGATGCGTCGTCGAAGCCGGGCTCCGTCTACAACCAGCTCAAGAGCCAGTTCCCCGGCGCGCAGATCTCGCTCGCGGGCACGGCGTCGACGAGCGCCAAGGACCAGCTCGTCTACCTCGTGCGCGGCAAGGACAACACCGTCCGCAGCTTCGTGGATCAGGGCGGCAAGGCCGTCGAGGACCCGAACGCGAGCCGCCAGATCTTCATGGCCGCCGACCTCGGCAAGTCGGGCGCGCACATGGCCGTGCGCGTGCCCGACGTGAAGTTCCTCATCGATCCCACGCTCGCGCCCAGCTACGGCGTGGGCCGCCAGATCTCCGTCGTGATGGACCAGGACCTGAGCAAGCTCAAGGTCAACGCGGGCGACTCCGTCTCAGTGGAGATGCCCGGCGTGTACAAGGAGACGCTGCCCGGCACCACCAAGGGCGAGGACGGCAACCCGCTCGGCGTCGTGTACAGCGACAAGCGCGAGATGAAGGGCGAGATCGTCAAGTACGACGGCAACGGCACGTACGACGTCAAGGTCACGCTGCCCGACGGCACCAGCAAGGTCATGCAGGAGTCGGAGAGCGCCATCCGCTCGGCGAACGATCCGATGGTCTACGACCTCCACGGCTCCACGTTCGACGACGTGAGCATCAACGTGGACACCGACCCGGTGCTCAAGGGCTTCCTCGACCAGGCCAAGGCTGTCGCCGCGAAGGACATCCCCGCCACCGGCACGCCGGAGCAGATCGCCGCGGGCCAGAAGCAAGCGCTCGTCGACCTCACCCTGCTCTGCAACAAGACGATGAGCTACCCGGACGAGGACGCGAACACCACCGACGCCAACAGCAAGCAGGCCATGGCGCTGATGAACGCCCACTCGAACTGGGACCCGATGAAGCTGGGCGACCTCATCACCGCGGGCCGCGGCGTGTGCCGGCACCAGGCCATCCTCATGCAGCTCGCGTGTCAGGAGGCGGGGATCAGCTCGCGCACGGTGTCCGCGAGCGCCAATGATCAGCAGGGCAACTTCCGCGGGTACCACGCGTTCCTCGAGACCACGCTCGACGACGGCACGCAGTACCTGACGGACCCGACCTGGTTCGACGCAGGTCCCTCGAACGTCTCGGGCTACAACTTCTCGCCGGTGGTGAACGGCCAGCAGGAGACGGGCACGCCGCTCTGGGACACGCTCTACTACAACGTGCTCCGCCAGACGCTCCCCACCTGGCAGGACGCCACCGCCAACGAGGATCACTCGAGCATCAAGTTCCAGGAGAACAACAACAACGTCTTCACGGGCGGCTCGACCGGCGGCACCAGCGGCACCAGCGGCGCGACCACCAGCGACTCCGCGAAGACGCTCAAGAGCATCTTCGACGCGCTCACCCACGTGCGCGTGGCCAAGTCGAGCACGCCCGTGACCAAGGGCGACAGCTACCTCTCGCAGGGCCACGCCGACAAGGCCGCCAAGGAGTACGCGCTCGCCATCTCCAACGGCGACAACTCGAAGGCCACCTGGACCAAGCTCGCCGGCGCGCTCGCGAAGGACTCGCAGACCGATCTCTCCAACGCAGCCACGACCATCGCGAACGGGTTGAAGTGA
- the ftsH gene encoding ATP-dependent zinc metalloprotease FtsH — MSTPTSGGAKGNKPEKRTPPPNGTSRLKLGSPLAYAALLVLGFLLFRSVFTDSSVHKVPYSEFKTAVGQGTFNRVVLAPDWVKGYPPQNASVPKLPGGAPVPWYAVRVQNDPDLVPLLEKKNVQFEAVTTSNWLDVLWIWAVPLGLAALFWSLMMRRVGAGSGMGPGGPQGVMSFGKTRARVQAEPDTGVTFADVAGIDEAVDELQEIVEFLKTPEKFRRLGGRIPKGVLLVGPPGTGKTLLARAVAGEAGVPFFSLSGSEFVEMFVGVGAARVRDLFSQAQQKAPCIIFIDELDAIGKSRNASVVGGHDEREQTLNQLLAEMDGFDPKVGLIVIAATNRPEIMDSALLRPGRFDRQVLVDRPDKRGREKILQVHARNVRMAPELDLRQVAAQTPGFAGADLANIVNEAALLAARKGRDAVTKADFDEAIERVIAGLQKKNRRMNEREKEIVAHHEAGHTVVNWFLANAERVKKVSIIPRGLGALGYTLQLPLEDRYLMSRDELRDKIAGMMGGRAAEEIFIGEISTGASNDLKQATEVARMMVREYGMSDAVGPLGLAEAQRSPFLTPQMPTEGRLYSERMARLIDTEVSRLVTEGIERARQVIRDHHEGLQRLAARLLAVEVVEEEEIAQMLGPKVERRPLHPEHETVQAPTEPGGEWPNITPA; from the coding sequence ATGAGTACGCCAACGTCGGGCGGGGCCAAGGGCAACAAGCCGGAGAAGCGAACGCCGCCTCCCAACGGGACGTCGCGCTTGAAGCTGGGCTCGCCGCTCGCCTACGCGGCGCTGCTGGTGCTGGGGTTCCTCTTGTTCCGCTCGGTCTTCACGGACTCGAGCGTCCACAAGGTGCCGTACAGCGAGTTCAAGACGGCCGTGGGGCAGGGCACGTTCAACCGCGTGGTGCTCGCGCCGGACTGGGTGAAGGGCTACCCGCCGCAGAACGCGAGCGTGCCCAAGCTGCCCGGCGGCGCGCCGGTGCCCTGGTACGCGGTGCGCGTGCAGAACGATCCGGATCTCGTGCCGCTGCTGGAGAAGAAGAACGTCCAGTTCGAGGCCGTGACCACCAGCAACTGGCTCGACGTGCTCTGGATCTGGGCGGTGCCGCTCGGCCTGGCGGCGCTGTTCTGGAGCTTGATGATGCGGCGGGTGGGCGCGGGCAGCGGGATGGGCCCGGGCGGCCCGCAGGGCGTGATGAGCTTCGGGAAGACGCGCGCGCGGGTGCAGGCCGAGCCCGACACCGGCGTGACCTTCGCGGACGTGGCCGGCATCGACGAAGCCGTCGACGAGCTGCAGGAGATCGTCGAGTTCCTCAAGACGCCGGAGAAGTTCCGTCGGCTCGGTGGGCGCATTCCCAAGGGCGTGCTGCTGGTCGGGCCGCCGGGCACGGGCAAGACGCTGCTCGCGCGCGCGGTTGCGGGCGAGGCGGGCGTGCCGTTCTTCAGCCTCTCCGGCAGCGAGTTCGTGGAGATGTTCGTGGGCGTGGGCGCCGCGCGCGTGCGCGACCTGTTCTCGCAGGCGCAGCAGAAGGCGCCCTGCATCATCTTCATCGACGAGCTCGACGCCATCGGCAAGAGCCGCAACGCGAGCGTCGTGGGCGGCCATGACGAGCGCGAGCAGACGCTGAACCAGCTCCTCGCGGAGATGGACGGCTTCGATCCCAAGGTCGGGCTCATCGTGATCGCCGCGACGAACCGGCCGGAGATCATGGATTCCGCGCTGCTGCGGCCCGGGCGCTTCGATCGCCAGGTGCTGGTGGACCGGCCCGACAAGCGCGGGCGCGAGAAGATCCTCCAGGTGCACGCGCGCAACGTGCGCATGGCGCCCGAGCTGGACCTGCGCCAGGTGGCGGCCCAGACGCCGGGCTTCGCGGGCGCGGACCTGGCGAACATCGTGAACGAGGCGGCGCTGCTCGCCGCTCGAAAAGGTCGCGACGCCGTGACCAAGGCCGACTTCGACGAGGCCATCGAGCGCGTCATCGCCGGCCTGCAGAAGAAGAACCGGCGCATGAACGAGCGCGAGAAGGAGATCGTCGCGCACCACGAGGCCGGTCACACGGTGGTGAACTGGTTCCTCGCGAACGCCGAGCGGGTGAAGAAGGTGAGCATCATCCCGCGCGGGCTGGGTGCGCTCGGCTATACGCTGCAGCTGCCGCTCGAGGACCGCTACCTGATGAGCCGCGACGAGCTGCGCGACAAGATCGCCGGCATGATGGGCGGCCGCGCGGCCGAGGAGATCTTCATTGGCGAGATCTCCACGGGCGCCAGCAATGACTTGAAGCAGGCCACCGAGGTCGCGCGGATGATGGTGCGCGAGTACGGCATGAGCGACGCGGTGGGGCCGCTGGGGCTTGCCGAGGCGCAGCGTTCGCCGTTCCTCACGCCGCAGATGCCGACCGAAGGCCGGCTCTACTCCGAGCGCATGGCCCGGCTCATCGACACCGAGGTCTCGCGGCTGGTGACCGAGGGCATCGAGCGCGCGCGCCAGGTGATCCGCGACCACCACGAGGGCCTGCAGCGGCTCGCGGCGCGGCTGCTGGCCGTGGAGGTCGTCGAGGAGGAAGAGATCGCGCAGATGCTCGGGCCCAAGGTGGAGCGCCGCCCGCTCCACCCCGAGCACGAGACGGTGCAGGCGCCGACCGAGCCCGGCGGCGAGTGGCCAAACATCACGCCAGCGTGA
- a CDS encoding M50 family metallopeptidase — MASPQDAATPRFDLVLAAIAALALEHLVPFGRLVLYPLTLLATWVHEMGHGLTAVLVGGRFDTLQIFGDASGVALAAAPLGIRSALVSAGGLVGPPIAGATMLLFARGQRRAAIALGGLALAIAISLGVWVRTLVGWIALAPVAAVLGLVAWKWRGGRVWVAQFLAVCFGLDTLSRIDYLFESSAVIGGEMRASDVANIASSLFPPAILWGVLIAALDLVLLGGAFYLAFRTPKRIAEPVTLA, encoded by the coding sequence ATGGCTTCGCCGCAAGACGCCGCCACGCCGCGCTTCGACCTCGTGCTCGCGGCCATCGCCGCGCTCGCGCTCGAGCACCTCGTGCCCTTTGGCCGGCTGGTGCTCTACCCGCTCACGCTGCTCGCGACCTGGGTCCACGAGATGGGCCACGGGCTGACGGCGGTGCTCGTGGGCGGCCGCTTCGACACGCTTCAAATCTTCGGCGACGCCTCGGGTGTGGCGCTCGCGGCCGCGCCGCTCGGGATTCGTTCCGCGTTGGTGTCGGCGGGAGGGCTGGTCGGGCCGCCGATTGCGGGCGCGACCATGCTGCTCTTCGCCCGCGGACAGCGGCGCGCGGCGATCGCCCTCGGCGGCCTGGCGCTGGCGATTGCCATTTCACTCGGAGTGTGGGTCCGGACTTTGGTCGGCTGGATCGCGCTGGCGCCGGTGGCCGCGGTGCTTGGGCTGGTGGCGTGGAAGTGGCGCGGCGGGCGCGTCTGGGTGGCCCAGTTCCTGGCCGTGTGCTTCGGGCTCGATACGCTCTCGCGCATCGACTACCTGTTCGAGTCGAGCGCGGTGATCGGCGGCGAGATGCGCGCGAGCGACGTGGCGAACATCGCGTCGAGCTTGTTCCCGCCGGCAATCCTCTGGGGCGTGCTCATCGCCGCGCTCGACCTGGTGCTGCTCGGCGGCGCGTTCTACCTCGCGTTCCGCACGCCGAAGCGCATCGCCGAGCCCGTCACGCTGGCGTGA